In Telopea speciosissima isolate NSW1024214 ecotype Mountain lineage chromosome 10, Tspe_v1, whole genome shotgun sequence, the DNA window AATGAGATTCCCACAGGATGCATAAAATCTCTGCACAATTCGATTCCGGAACTCATCAGAAAACAAGATTCATATGGAAAAACAGCTCTTTATTATGCAGCGCAGTCAAATTATATCAAGATAATGCGTCAGCTACTGAAGTTGGATGCTTCTTCTGCATACATACATGACAATGAAGGGCTCTCACCTCTATTAGCTGCTGCCAGCATGGGTCGTTCTACTACTGTTCGAGCTATACTAGATGCCTGCCCAGCTTCAGTTGAGTCTTCAGATGACTCTGGCCACAATGCGCTTCACCAAGCTGTGAAATATAACACTCTAATTACGTTTAAACAATTGTTGAAAATGCCAGAAATGATGTCTCTTATTAACGAACCTAACCACGAAGGGATCACGCCGCTGCATCTAGCAACCTTGTACCGTAGAGATGAGATGGTAAGTGCGTTGTTCTCTACAAAACGTGTGGACTTGACAGCCAAGAACAATCTCGGGCAGACAGCTTTAGATTTGTGCGTTTTGGACACCAGCCCTGTCCCTTCAAATTTACAGGTACTTTGAGAAAACACtattttttctttgtgtttttttgttcaTCACGCCCATAGCTACtgtggatttttatcctctcaagtgcagtgcatcACACTACATTTGAGAATCTAACCATAAAAACATGGGCAGTAATGGTTTCTTTTTACCCTTATAAGTGTTGGGTGCACGGTTGGATGGATTCTCAAGtgcttgagaagataaaaatctaATGGTAATGCAAGACTAAGATCATACGATGGGAGTAAGCCCACTACCCAATCCTGTCTTTATATAAGTACCGTCCAAGATCCTCCAGGACCACTCACATGAATTGGGTCCCATAGTAAATTCTATGTGACTGGCCCAGGAAGACCTTGAATGATACGTGCTTGTACAAGGATAGGATCTGCAATCTGCATGCCAGGAATCCCAATCTTGAGTTAATTTAAAACGTGTAGAATAACaacaatttaaaattttatattaaatcTGATGATGCATTATGATTGCATAGTTTTATTTTATCTCTTAAAACATTATGGCATGTGAAGTTAGAGTGTACTGTTGTATAATGTAGAGAATCACCACGTGggcattgaaaaaaaatgggGCACCTCGGGGTAGAGTTCGCCCCTTAATGCGCCTTCCTATTTGGGATCCAAACAGCGTCAGCACAAAGGCGAAAGACACGAACATGACACAAGCGGCCAACACGATGTCGGTGGAGGCAGCAATGGCAACGGCGCAAGACGCGGACATGATACAGTTGGCAAACACGATGTCTGTGGTGGCAGCACTCCTTTTTACAGTAACTTTTGCAGCAGCTTTTACAATACCTGGCGGTTTGAAGGTCGATGGTTCTGGTTCTCCATCACTCATACACAAGCCAGCCCTAATTATCTTCTGCATTTCAAACACAATTGCCATGTGTTTCTCAATGGCGGCGCTGGTTCTACTCCTCCTTGCCACGTTCAGCCTCACTCACAGCGTTTCGTCAAGATCAACGATCTATCAAAGTACGCTTCTAATTTTCGGCGCAGCTTGCACGGCCATGATTGCTTTTATTTCTGGTTTTTACGCGGTGATATCGATTGAGTCTACGTGGTTGGGAATTGTTGTTTGCATCATAGGCTCTGGCTTTCCCATTCTTGTGAGGTGGACGCAACAAGCGGGTTCGATCGTTACTGCAATTCTACGCGTTCCGGTTGCTGAGACAAATAAAATGGGACTTGCCTCTCCTCCAACGGTGGCAGAAGCTGAAAATGACCCCAACACCCCTGCTTAATCATTCAATGTTGATGCGTGCTTTATATTATCTCTGGCTCCTGTTGCATGGTACGAATAGAGGTTGTCAAAATAGGGtgcatctccccccccccccccttaagaACTGATGtgtttcttttagttgtttgtTTCTGCTTGCTTTGgcttcatcaaaaaaaaaactataggaTGCATCTTGTAAAAATGAAAGTGGTGAATTGAATTTTGTGACTTTCTTTTGATTGCATGTGGTCGAATGAGAAGTCAAAATGTGTTGTGTTTCATGTTAAGTGTAACAACGAAGACACCGTTTGGTTGGCAGGGGAATTAAATGGAAGGAAATGAAAacttttcaaatctaaaaaagaaacttttgtaatcattactcttacataaattacttaaatttcttatcatatttagtaatgatatattttacatgtaatttttattttacattttaagcCAAAgctacgtttggttgcaagggaaattaaaaggaaaggaagggaagggaagggaagggaagggaaaattgaaatttttgtaatcattacccccatgtgattgtatagactacttaaatttcttaggttgcaagggaaattaaaaggaaaggaagggaagggaagggaagggaaaattgaaatttttgtaatcattacccccatgtgattgtatagactatttaaattttttaccatatttagtaatgatacattttacatgtaatttttattttacattttaaatcaCAGGGAATTGGAAGCAAAGTAAaatggaatttaataaccaaatatagaatgatttggagttagtgatattgtcacatggggtaagGATTACAAAAGTTTCATCTCTAAGTATGATttacttctcttccctttaattgcctttgcaaccaaacggagcccaATGTGTAAGACGTCAGAATTTCCGTAAAACAATGACATTTATTCAGGCTGGGCCTTGAGCTTATTAAAAACTCAATAGATGCTTAGGTCtagaaaaaattaataaaaaaataaaagccgtacccagtgcacaagactCCCGCATTTAGCaaggtctggggaaggtcaaatgtacgcagccttacccttgtttcCAGAACCCGTGACCaaagcgttcagcaagtgagcacttgaccaacatGCCAAGCACGACCTTTGAGACCCATTCTAATGTCCAGCCCTTTGTAATTATACACCCCTACCTTTCGAGTCCCATTCTAAAGTCCTCTGTTTGGTGGCTCCCCCCTCCTTTTGCAAATTCTGCTATCTTTCAAAGGAGTAACTTTTCTGATTTCCTTTTGTTGCATCAGAAATCCTCTTGGAGCAAACTCTGCCTACAAGACAAAGATTAGCAGAGAGTACCGGGCGTGGCCAGTGATCTCActtcgatgcttaagttagatctctgagcaaTAGTCAGAATAATGAGAATTCAGATGGACTGGACATGTGTTACCTCCCCTATTTAAGGTGATGGATAGTTAGGATTGTGCCCGGAGTGGTACGCGGGAAtctcggagtggagtgagaccgttgCTGATTGAAATGCAGAATCATTGATGATCCATTATCTCCCACACGCCGAAAGAGGCGTAACGTGGGTGGAAGTCTGGGACCATGTCGGTTCCCGATAAACTTGCGGTTGCTTGAGCAAGCGATAGGAATTACCCCCTTTGTCTTTGCCACCGCCATATGGGGTGACGGATTACGTGCCACAGGCAGTGGAAAGGTCGTGCACACTAGATTTTGTCAAACCCGCAACTAGGGCCATGACCCACCACCTCTTCATCCCGTTCTCATCGATCCCGATCCTATATCCCAACAGGAGCCCCCCACTCCCATAGACTCGTGCGTCCAAGGGGAGTTAGGTTCGCATTGCTCTACGACCATCTCTTCGGCGCGTGTGATTTGACAACCTGGCGGCTGAGTGTGATTTGTCGATTCAGCCGTCCTAAGCCATGTGGCTGAAAACCCTAAAGGTGCCTCAACTTGAGGCGACGCTCGGCGTCCCTCCAATGTACAAACGTGTGTCCGTAGGCATTATGATCTCTAGGTTAAGCCTATGGTTGATTGATCTTGATCATGTTAAGCCT includes these proteins:
- the LOC122643180 gene encoding protein ACCELERATED CELL DEATH 6-like; its protein translation is MESHMSPRLYKAAAAGDVHYLSSNEISEELNLSSDTESKERKERLRCHLLCLTHEKNNCLHIAARFGYKTFVGRVLTLCPSLVYHQNKRGDNPLHVAARAGHLRIVELLTDSFKKLQSPQSTENNRAITGEGNNENNTEPPRTSQSQSSTGNSATTGDDITSGRSLREAEEGERPSCPKWGTQNQQLMNSMTSLTDSIDQTHPPSSQIESSSSTGEIVNGITSSEMPSLPIWRTENNYGNTALHEALLSKHKKVAFHLLDLNSELVVLVVNTKGESPLYLAAEAGFVTVVDKILGAGGKNNVVGPMGQTALHAAVFSRSKGCIKSLHNSIPELIRKQDSYGKTALYYAAQSNYIKIMRQLLKLDASSAYIHDNEGLSPLLAAASMGRSTTVRAILDACPASVESSDDSGHNALHQAVKYNTLITFKQLLKMPEMMSLINEPNHEGITPLHLATLYRRDEMVSALFSTKRVDLTAKNNLGQTALDLCVLDTSPVPSNLQRITTWALKKNGAPRGRVRPLMRLPIWDPNSVSTKAKDTNMTQAANTMSVEAAMATAQDADMIQLANTMSVVAALLFTVTFAAAFTIPGGLKVDGSGSPSLIHKPALIIFCISNTIAMCFSMAALVLLLLATFSLTHSVSSRSTIYQSTLLIFGAACTAMIAFISGFYAVISIESTWLGIVVCIIGSGFPILVRWTQQAGSIVTAILRVPVAETNKMGLASPPTVAEAENDPNTPA